Below is a window of Actinomycetota bacterium DNA.
AGGCTGAAGAACTCCGGCAGTTACTGGACGAGGCCGGGGTCGGCGCCGGGTAGCGTGGTCCTCAGCTCATGGTCAGCGGCGGCCTTTCGGGGTACCGCGGCCAGGCTGGACCGGAGGCTATGGGTGGACAATTCCTCCGTCTCGGCCTTAGTCAACTGGACCATGAGGCGGCGGGTGACCAACATGGCCGTTTCTCGGGGAGCGAGAACGACCAGAGTTGGGGGCGGTCAGCCATTCCGTCCTCGGCAGCACGACAGCTGCATTGAGGCCTGAGTGGAGGAAGGGGAGCCGGCGTCAAGGCTTCGCGGTCCTTGGCGTACCACGATCGGCGGTGATTCCGCAGGAATCGGCCACAGCCAAGGCGCTTGCTTGCTGGCGCGGCCGCCATGATGCCGGCCACCGCCGACCCCGCGGGATCCCTCCTGTCACGGCCTAGACAGCAACAGGCGCTTGCTAGTCAAGGCAGCGCACGTAGCGCGAGCAGTGTCGACTGCTGGAAGGCAGTGTCCAGCTCCGGCGCCTGGACGCGGGCAAAGCGCTCACCGATCGCTGGGAGTTGCAGCAGGTAGTCCGGGTCGTACAGCCATTCCCGATGCCCATATCGGGTCTGCTGGCGGCCGTCCGAGGACTCGACGGTCAGGGTGTAGCTCTGCCACAGAACCGGCGGATTCCCGCAGAGGCCCGGGGTGACCAGCACGTTGGCGTCGGGAAACTCAAGGACGGCGGTCCGGTCACCGACCGTGGCCTTGCGGGTCCGGATATCCAGATCACGATGGTCGTTGGCGACCGAGGCGAGGTCCTGCAACTCGACGGCCCAGATGGCGCCCGGTCGCATTAGGGTCCGCAACGCACAGGCGATGCGCTGCACCTGCCGGGGCAGGAAATAGCCAAGGCTGAATCGGGGTAGGATGACCAGATCGTACGGGGCCGCAGCCCGGACCGACGGGGGCAACTCCGGCAGCCGACCTAGTGGTCCGTCGCTGAGATGTTTTGACGCTTCGATGGGCGGCGCCTGGATCCCGATGAACCCTGATGAATGTCGCCATGGGCGAGGTGGTTCAGTGAGGTCGCCAGTCAGGATCGTCTGGCGAGGCGCCACCGGGCGGGGAGTGGGATGGCGACCAGCAACTCGGCGCAGCCGGTAACTGCCGCGGTCGGGCGCTCCCGTCAGGTCACCGCTGCTCGACCACGCTGAGTCGCACCGGGCTGCCGGTCTCCACCGAGCGGATGGCGGCCAGGGCGATGGCCAGGGCGGCGCGGGCGTCCCGGCCGCCGGGCTCGGGGGTAGCGCCGCTGCGGACGCAGTCGACGAAGGCGGCCAGCTCGGCGGTGTAGGCGTCATGGAACAGGTCGATGTTGCGTCGCCAGGTGTCGGCGACCACGCCCTCGGCGCCGTGGTAGACCATGGTGGTGCGGCGGAGGTCGCCGGCAGTGGCCATGCCGGCCGAGCCGAACACCTCGCCGCGGATGTCATAGCCGTAGACGGCGTTGAAGCTGGCCTCGGCGGTGGCCATGGCGCCGTTGTCGAAGCGCACCAGCACCACGGCGGTGTCCTGGAGCCCCTGGTCCTTGTAGTCGGGGTAGGCCAGGGCGTCGGCGACCGCGTAGACCTCGACCGCCTCGGCACCCGGGTTGAGGTAGCGCAGGGTGTCGAAGTCGTGGATCAGGGTCTCCAGGAAGATGGTCGAGGGCGGCACCCGACCCG
It encodes the following:
- a CDS encoding Gfo/Idh/MocA family oxidoreductase — encoded protein: MTDTDAWTEPVAVGLIGAGWIGAFHGETLARRLPGARLVGVADPAPGAAERLAGSLGAPKATTDPAELLADPAVEAVLIAAPARFHADLVEAAAGAGKAVFCEKPMALTLADADRAIAAAQAAGVPLQVGFNRRFDTGFRAAHDLVAAGRLGTPQLLRSLTRDPGIPDPGRVPPSTIFLETLIHDFDTLRYLNPGAEAVEVYAVADALAYPDYKDQGLQDTAVVLVRFDNGAMATAEASFNAVYGYDIRGEVFGSAGMATAGDLRRTTMVYHGAEGVVADTWRRNIDLFHDAYTAELAAFVDCVRSGATPEPGGRDARAALAIALAAIRSVETGSPVRLSVVEQR